The Thermoanaerobaculia bacterium sequence GGCGACGTCGGTCCGTCGCACTATGTTCAGGCCGTCAACGCCACGCGCATCGCCATCTTCGACAAGAACGGCGTCCTTCTGCCCGGCTATCCGATCGACCTCTCGTCGCTCGCACCGGGCGGTGGATGCGCCACGGACAATGCCGGCGATCCGATCGTGCTCTACGATCAGCTCGCCGACCGTTGGTTCCTGCAGGAATTCACCGGCGCGGGGCTCCTCTGCATCTATGTCTCGCAGACCTCCGACCCGACGGGCGCCTACTACTTCTACTCCTTCGACCCGCCCGACTTTCCGGACTATCCGCACTTCGGCGTCTGGTCGGACGCCTACTACGGTTCGACCAACGAGGCCGGCAGCGGCGGCAACCAGACGACCTACGCCTTCCATCGCGCCAACATGCTGACCGGCGCTCCGGCCACCATGCAGCGCCTGACGGCGGTGCCGCCGGTCTCCGGCTACGGTTTCCAGACCCTGACGCCGGTCGACCACGACGGCGCCAGCACACCGCCCGGAGGAGCGCCCGGCATCTTCATGCGCCATTTCGATGGTGAGGCGCACGGCTCGCCCGTCCCGGCCACGGACCTCCTCCAGATGTACGAGATGGACGTCGACTGGGTCACTCCCGCCAACACGACGGTGACGACGTTGCCGGCGATCACCATCGCCGACTTCAATTCCTGGATGGTCAACTACACGACCTTCTTCTCGGTCCCCCAGCCCGGCACTTCGACCCGGCTCGACCCGATCCGCGAGGCGATCCTGAACCGGCTGAGCTACCGCAACTTCGGCAGCCATGAGGTGCTGGTCGGCACCTTCGCCACCAACCGCAATGCCGCGACGAGCGGCACCGCCGTCGAAGCCGGTCTGCGGTGGTTCGAGCTCCGGCGCGTGGGCGGCATCGGCAACCCGTGGACGCTCTTCCAGGAGGGAACCTTCGGCGGCGACACCAATTCGGCCACCGCCAACTTCTTCATGGGCGGCATCGCCATGGACGGCGCCGGCAACATCGCGCTCGGCTACAGCAAGACCGACACCGCCGTGCCGAACGTCTTCCCCAGCATCGGAGTGACGGGCCGCCTGGCCACCGACACCGCCGGCACCATGTCGCCGGAGGTCCCCGTCGTCGCCGGTGTCCAGGCCCAGACCGGCACCGGTCGCTGGGGCGACTATGCGGCCATGGGCGTCGACCCGGCAGACGACTGCACCTTCTGGTACACGAACGAGTACATGCCCGGCGGAAGCTGGGGCACGCGGGTCACCTCCTTCGTCATCGAGGAGTGTCTCTTCGGATTCGCGCTCGCTCCGACGCCGGCGGCGCTCGACGTCTGTGTCGCGAGCGATCCGGACCCGGTGTACTCGATCGCCGTCTCCTCGGTCGGCGGCTGGAGCTTCACCGTCGATCTAGGGGCGACCGGCCTGCCCCCGGGCACCACCGCGAGCTTCACGAACGACGGCTCCCTGCCGGACTTCGTCAGTGCCTTCACGGTCAACGGCGTCGCCGGATCTTCGACCGGCAGCTACGACATCGACGTGACCGGCACGGGAGGCGACGCTCCGCCGACCGTGCGCACCACCCAGGTCACCTTGAACCTCGCCATGGCGAACCCTGGCGCGCCCGTGAACACGACTCCGGCCAACGGTGCCACCGGCGTCTCGCTCCAGCCGACGCTCACCTGGGCCGCGGCGCCCGAAGCCATGGGCTACGACCTCGAGGTCGCCACCGACGCCGGCTTCACCAACATCGTCTATTCGGCGCCGGGCCTGCCGGGCACCAGCCATCAGCTGGGCACGGCGCTCGACCCCTCGACGCAGTACTTCTGGCGCGTGACGGCGACGAACGTCTGCGGCGAGGCGACTTCGACACCGTTCTCTTTCACCACCGTGATCATCAGCTGCGCCACCTTCGCCAGCACGAACGTGCCCCAGACGATTCCGGACAACGCATCGGCGGTCTCGACGCTCACCATCCTCCCCGCGAGCGGCGGCACCCTGGTCGACGTCAACGTGAAGAACCTGGTGGGAACGCATACCTTCATGGGCGACATCGAGTTCTCTCTCCGGAGCCCGGCGCTCACCAATGTGGTGGTCATGGCGCGAGCCTGCGGCACCGCCGAGAATTTCAATCTCAATCTCGACGATCAGGCGGCACCGGGGGCCTGGCCCTGCCCGCCGGTCGGCGGCGGCACCTACCGGCCATCGAACCCGCTGTCGGGCTTCGCCAGCGAGTCGAGCACCGGAGTCTGGACACTGACCATCACCGACAACGCCTCGATCGACACCGGCCAACTCCAGAGCTGGAGCCTCGAGCTCTGCATCGAGGGCGCCAGCGCCGTGATCTTCGTGGACGGCTTCGAGAGCGGCAACACCAGTCTCTGGTCGCTGAGCTTCCCCTAGAGCGCGATCCGGAGAGGTCGAAAGGCCAAGGGCCGGCGGCATCTTTCGATGCGCCGGCCCTTTCTTTCGCCTTCCTGAAGCAACTGGTAGGAAACGGGTGACAGTTACCGATTTCGGCCGCGGTAAAAGGCGAGCGCCAGGATGCCGGGAAAGCCGGATCCTGACACCGGTTCTTTCTACTTGACGGTCACGACGACGTACTGGGTGCCGTAGGGCTGGTAGTAGGTGCTCCCGCACATGTGCAGGGTGGTTCCTTCGACGACGACGATCGTGCACGCCGGAGGCAGCGTCGCGACGTAGACGGTGGACCGGTAGATCACCCTCCGCGTCGTGCGCCGGGCGACGCCGGCATAGCTCACCGGCGTCAGCGGGCCAGAATCTCGCCGGCGGGAGGGCGGACTCAGGCTTCGAGGACGGCGAGTCCGTAGGTCGCGAAGCGCCGAAAATCGGCCGCGTTCGAGGTCGCGAGAGGTTCGCGGGCCCGCAGCGCGGTCGCCGCGATCATGCAGTCGATGAGCGAGCCGCGCCTTCGTCCGGTCTCGTTGAACAGGCGCGCGGCGAGCACGGCATCCTCCTCCGTGAAAGCAACACGCAGCGACACGACGCCCGCCGCGAACTCGTGTTGAGTGTCGTCGATCGGACCGCACAGCAACTCCGTCCAGGCAACGGCGCTCATCCCCAGGACCTCGGAGCGCCTCAGCCACTTCCGCAAGGCGCGATCCTCGGCGGAGTCGCGCACGAGCCCTCGGATGAGAAAGCTCGTATCGAGAAAGATCACCTGGACTCGCTCCGGCGGGAGGCCGCCCGACGCTCGGCGCGGACTGCCTTGGCCCAGCGATCCGCCGCCGGGCCCTTCCAGTCGAGCGCTCGCTGCAGGGCGTCCAGGGCGTCGAGCGCCGTCGGCGCTCCGCCGGTCGACTCTCGCCGAGCCGCGCCGATCGCCCGCCGCAACGCCTCGGACTTGGACACCCCCCAGCTCGCGGCGATCTCCTCGAGAGCGCGAACCGTCGCGACGTCCAGCGAGTAGGTCGATTTCACGGTAGTGGTGGCCATACCATGACTATAGGGCCATACTTTTGCGTGCGCAATCACCCGCCGAAGTAGCGCCGAGATCGACGACTCGACCGCCGCGCGGCAGCTGCCTGCAGCCCGGCATCCGAATGGCCGGGCGGCAACTGCAGCGCCGCGTCCGGATCGAGCAGCAGCCAGGCCTGGTCGGCCGCGGCGAGCGCCAAGGCCAGCGGCAGTCCGGAACCGGCCTCGCCGAGCGCCGCGCCGACGGCCGCCGCCTTGGACTCCCCCAGCGCCGTGACGACGAGGCAGCGCGCCGCAGCGATCGCCGGGAGCGTCAGGGTGAGGCGCCTGGGAGGCGGCTTCGGCGAATCGACCACGGCCGCGACGAAGCGGCGGCGCTCGTGGAGCAGAGGATGACCGGGAAAGAGCGACGCGACGTGCCCGTCCGTTCCCACCCCGAGCCAGAGTACGTCGAAGCGCGGCGGGTCGCCGAGGCAACCGAGCATCTCCGTCTCGCCGGCGACTCCCGCGGCTTCGAGATCGGGGAGGTCGGCCGGCAGGCGGTGGAGATTTGCCACCGGCACCTGGGCAGGTCCGAGCAAGAGGCGCTGCGCGAGGGCGAAGTTCGACTCAGGGTCGGTCGCCGGGACTGCCCGTTCGTCGCCCCAGAAGACGTCGGTGCGCCGCCAGTCGATGGCGGCGCAGACGAGTCGCGGGAGGAGCGCTGTCGCGGCGGAGCCGCCGGTGAGCGCCAGAGAGAAGCGCCCGCGCTCTGCGATTGCCGCCGCAGCCTGGCGCTCGAGACGGTCGACGAAAGCCGCCGCCAGCTCCTCTGGCGCCGCCACCAGGATCTCCGGCTTCACGGGGCGATCCTAACTTGCATTCCTCCACCGGAGTCTTGCGGGCGGTCGCCAGCGCCGCTCCGCCTGAGGCCCGCCGGGATAAGGTTCATCCTCGGCGAAGGGAGCGGGCATGCAATTCGGAATGATCGGACTCGGACGTATGGGCGCCGGCATGGTGCGCCGGCTGCAGAGGGCCGGACACGACTGCGTGGTCTACGACCGCGCGCCGCTGGCCGTCGCGGCGCTGGTCGCCGAGGGGGCGACGGGCAGCGCGTCGCTCGCCGAATTCGTCGAGGCCCTGGCGATGCCGCGCCATCTCTGCCTCATGGTGCCGGCGGCCTTCGTCGACTCGAGCCTCGACGCGCTGGTGCCTCTCCTCGCCGCCGGCGACACCGTCATCGACGGCGGCAACTCGCACTTCCAGGACGACATTGCGCGCGCTGCGCGCCTACGCGGTGCGGGACTGCACTACGTCGACATGGGGACCTCCGGCGGCGTCTGGGGTCTCGAGCGCGGCTACTGCCTGATGATCGGCGGCGAGGCGGAGATCGTGCGCCGGCTCGACCCGGTCTTCCGCGCCCTCGCGCCGGGAAAGGGCGAGATCCCCACGACGCCGGGGCGCGAAGGAGCCGCCGACACGGCCAGCGAGGGCTACCTGCACTGCGGCCCGAGCGGCGCCGGCCACTTCGTCAAGATGATCCACAACGGCATCGAGTACGGCCTGATGGCGGCCTATGCCGAGGGCTTCAACATCCTGGCGCAGGCCAACCTGGGTGCCGGCACGCACGAGGTCGACGCCGAAACCACGCCGCTCTCTCATCCCGAGCACTACCGCTAC is a genomic window containing:
- the gnd gene encoding decarboxylating 6-phosphogluconate dehydrogenase, giving the protein MQFGMIGLGRMGAGMVRRLQRAGHDCVVYDRAPLAVAALVAEGATGSASLAEFVEALAMPRHLCLMVPAAFVDSSLDALVPLLAAGDTVIDGGNSHFQDDIARAARLRGAGLHYVDMGTSGGVWGLERGYCLMIGGEAEIVRRLDPVFRALAPGKGEIPTTPGREGAADTASEGYLHCGPSGAGHFVKMIHNGIEYGLMAAYAEGFNILAQANLGAGTHEVDAETTPLSHPEHYRYDFDLPAIAELWRRGSVIPSWLLDLTAQALAGDPKLERFSGRVSDSGEGRWTVAAANDLGVPAFVLAAALFERFASRGNAQFQNQVQSAMRFGFGG
- a CDS encoding PIN domain-containing protein, translated to MIFLDTSFLIRGLVRDSAEDRALRKWLRRSEVLGMSAVAWTELLCGPIDDTQHEFAAGVVSLRVAFTEEDAVLAARLFNETGRRRGSLIDCMIAATALRAREPLATSNAADFRRFATYGLAVLEA
- the pgl gene encoding 6-phosphogluconolactonase; amino-acid sequence: MKPEILVAAPEELAAAFVDRLERQAAAAIAERGRFSLALTGGSAATALLPRLVCAAIDWRRTDVFWGDERAVPATDPESNFALAQRLLLGPAQVPVANLHRLPADLPDLEAAGVAGETEMLGCLGDPPRFDVLWLGVGTDGHVASLFPGHPLLHERRRFVAAVVDSPKPPPRRLTLTLPAIAAARCLVVTALGESKAAAVGAALGEAGSGLPLALALAAADQAWLLLDPDAALQLPPGHSDAGLQAAAARRSSRRSRRYFGG
- a CDS encoding proprotein convertase P-domain-containing protein, encoding MKSRLGTSAACCLLFCLLVFPLLASPAAADISANSSQRQVLARGAESYGPVTPFLTRPMSDLVGVEAWQPGDPIREVPRRFYPVPGAEPVAFGEGLADPLLELGRSPSAATIVLDVNVAGTAFTGATPPDTVGDVGPSHYVQAVNATRIAIFDKNGVLLPGYPIDLSSLAPGGGCATDNAGDPIVLYDQLADRWFLQEFTGAGLLCIYVSQTSDPTGAYYFYSFDPPDFPDYPHFGVWSDAYYGSTNEAGSGGNQTTYAFHRANMLTGAPATMQRLTAVPPVSGYGFQTLTPVDHDGASTPPGGAPGIFMRHFDGEAHGSPVPATDLLQMYEMDVDWVTPANTTVTTLPAITIADFNSWMVNYTTFFSVPQPGTSTRLDPIREAILNRLSYRNFGSHEVLVGTFATNRNAATSGTAVEAGLRWFELRRVGGIGNPWTLFQEGTFGGDTNSATANFFMGGIAMDGAGNIALGYSKTDTAVPNVFPSIGVTGRLATDTAGTMSPEVPVVAGVQAQTGTGRWGDYAAMGVDPADDCTFWYTNEYMPGGSWGTRVTSFVIEECLFGFALAPTPAALDVCVASDPDPVYSIAVSSVGGWSFTVDLGATGLPPGTTASFTNDGSLPDFVSAFTVNGVAGSSTGSYDIDVTGTGGDAPPTVRTTQVTLNLAMANPGAPVNTTPANGATGVSLQPTLTWAAAPEAMGYDLEVATDAGFTNIVYSAPGLPGTSHQLGTALDPSTQYFWRVTATNVCGEATSTPFSFTTVIISCATFASTNVPQTIPDNASAVSTLTILPASGGTLVDVNVKNLVGTHTFMGDIEFSLRSPALTNVVVMARACGTAENFNLNLDDQAAPGAWPCPPVGGGTYRPSNPLSGFASESSTGVWTLTITDNASIDTGQLQSWSLELCIEGASAVIFVDGFESGNTSLWSLSFP
- a CDS encoding ribbon-helix-helix protein, CopG family, with protein sequence MATTTVKSTYSLDVATVRALEEIAASWGVSKSEALRRAIGAARRESTGGAPTALDALDALQRALDWKGPAADRWAKAVRAERRAASRRSESR